One part of the Sphingopyxis sp. PAMC25046 genome encodes these proteins:
- a CDS encoding aconitase X catalytic domain-containing protein, whose product MKLEPIDHALLAGEHGAAAARAMALLVRYGTACGAEHFIPIESAHIDGCLYHGPSSIDFARRFVDLGGQVRVPTTLNVAAVDVTHPGWHCGPPEIVAEQETLTHLHEQLGCLPTLTCAPYQRMARPRRGEHVAWAESNAIVFINSVLGARTDRYGDFTDLCAALTGRVPLAGLHRDAARRPAVVFELPSIEATGLPRDLYFAAVGYVFGRRAPGIVPYLRGLPIDASEDELKALGATGASSGALALFHAEGVTPEAADMPTRGVPVETVSPVEVEAAIASLCRAAQGEAVAAVCLGTPHYSIQEFALLNRAVDGRRRSAATEIFVSTSREIAALIAGDPAFDALRAFGINIVVDTCTYLAPVVRETSGLILTTSGKYAHYGPGNLGRRVALMTLERCVRSAETGKVAAPC is encoded by the coding sequence ATCCCGATCGAGTCCGCGCATATCGACGGATGCCTCTATCATGGGCCATCGAGCATCGATTTCGCCCGGCGCTTCGTGGATCTGGGCGGCCAGGTGCGCGTGCCGACCACGCTCAATGTCGCGGCGGTCGATGTCACGCACCCTGGTTGGCATTGCGGCCCGCCGGAGATCGTCGCGGAGCAGGAGACGCTGACGCACCTGCACGAACAACTCGGTTGTCTGCCGACGCTGACCTGCGCGCCCTATCAGCGCATGGCGCGTCCGCGGCGCGGCGAACATGTCGCCTGGGCCGAATCCAATGCGATCGTCTTCATCAATTCGGTACTCGGCGCGCGCACCGACCGCTATGGCGATTTCACCGACCTCTGCGCCGCGCTGACGGGGCGCGTCCCGCTGGCGGGCCTGCACCGCGACGCGGCGCGGCGGCCCGCGGTCGTTTTCGAGCTTCCGTCGATCGAGGCCACGGGGTTGCCGCGCGATCTCTATTTTGCCGCGGTCGGCTATGTCTTCGGCCGGCGCGCGCCGGGGATCGTTCCCTATTTGCGCGGCTTGCCGATCGATGCGAGCGAGGACGAGTTGAAGGCGCTCGGCGCGACGGGGGCGTCGTCGGGCGCGCTCGCGCTGTTCCATGCCGAGGGGGTGACGCCCGAGGCCGCGGACATGCCGACGCGAGGGGTTCCGGTCGAAACCGTGTCGCCGGTGGAGGTCGAAGCCGCGATCGCCTCGCTCTGCCGCGCGGCCCAGGGCGAGGCGGTCGCGGCCGTCTGCCTCGGTACGCCGCACTATTCGATCCAAGAATTCGCCTTGCTCAATCGGGCGGTCGACGGGCGCCGCCGGTCGGCGGCAACCGAAATCTTTGTGTCGACGTCGCGCGAGATCGCGGCCCTGATCGCAGGCGACCCGGCGTTCGACGCCTTGCGCGCCTTTGGCATCAATATCGTCGTCGACACCTGCACCTATCTGGCGCCGGTCGTCCGTGAGACATCGGGGCTGATCCTGACGACATCCGGCAAATATGCGCATTACGGTCCCGGCAATCTTGGGCGCCGCGTCGCGCTGATGACGCTCGAGCGTTGCGTCCGGTCGGCCGAGACGGGGAAGGTGGCGGCACCATGCTGA
- a CDS encoding DUF126 domain-containing protein: MASGTLLKLSDPLSLWGGVDLHTGRIVDASHPQRGAILADQLLAMPGSRGSSSSSSALVELARAKRAPAGVITTRADPILTIGALVADDLYGTIIPILIISEDDFASLTCGATGHLWCETDRSVLTFPGHEPMRFYS; encoded by the coding sequence ATGGCGAGCGGGACGCTATTGAAGCTCTCCGATCCGCTGAGCCTTTGGGGCGGAGTCGATCTGCACACCGGCCGAATCGTCGATGCCTCCCACCCGCAGCGGGGCGCCATACTCGCCGATCAACTGCTGGCGATGCCGGGCAGCCGGGGATCTTCCTCGTCATCGAGTGCGCTGGTCGAACTTGCCCGCGCGAAGCGCGCGCCGGCCGGCGTGATCACCACGCGCGCCGACCCGATCCTAACGATCGGCGCCTTGGTTGCCGACGACCTCTACGGCACGATTATTCCCATCCTGATCATATCCGAAGACGATTTCGCAAGTCTGACGTGCGGCGCGACCGGGCATCTTTGGTGCGAAACCGATCGTTCTGTGCTTACGTTTCCGGGTCACGAACCGATGCGGTTTTACAGCTAG
- a CDS encoding IS110 family transposase → MEKIATVGLDIAKSVFQVHGVDAAGEVVVRKRLSRARVVPFFAKLPRCLVGIEACSTSHHWARELIALGHDVRLMPAQYVKPYVKRGKNDASDAEAICEAVTRPTMRFVAVKTPEQQSVMMLHRVRLMLNRQRTQLSNATRAHMSEFGIVAPVGRIGFDRLLAIVADKDDESIPPDARLCLEMLGAQLAIVKEQILENDRSIRASARDTEVGRRLMEIPGVGPLLASAFVASVADPQVFKTGRDLAAWIGLVPRQNSSGGKERLGGISRAGNQYLRQMLVVGAMAVIRHAERHGTKRVWLIELMKRRATKVAAVALANKTARMVWALMTSGEHYREPQVAHA, encoded by the coding sequence ATGGAGAAGATTGCAACAGTCGGGTTGGATATCGCGAAGTCGGTGTTTCAGGTCCACGGCGTTGATGCTGCAGGCGAAGTCGTGGTGCGCAAGCGCCTGAGCCGGGCGCGGGTTGTTCCATTCTTTGCGAAGCTGCCGCGGTGCCTGGTCGGTATCGAGGCTTGCAGTACATCGCATCATTGGGCCCGTGAGCTGATCGCGTTGGGGCATGATGTTCGGCTGATGCCGGCGCAATATGTGAAGCCGTACGTGAAGCGCGGCAAGAATGATGCTTCCGATGCCGAGGCGATCTGCGAGGCGGTGACGCGGCCAACGATGCGGTTCGTCGCAGTAAAGACCCCGGAGCAGCAGAGCGTGATGATGCTTCACCGGGTCCGCCTGATGCTCAACCGCCAGCGCACTCAGCTGTCGAACGCGACGCGGGCGCATATGTCGGAGTTTGGGATCGTGGCGCCGGTAGGTCGCATTGGGTTCGACCGCCTGCTGGCGATAGTCGCCGACAAAGATGACGAGAGCATCCCACCCGATGCCCGGCTCTGCCTGGAGATGCTCGGGGCGCAGCTCGCCATCGTGAAGGAACAGATCCTCGAGAACGACCGGAGCATCCGGGCGAGTGCGCGCGATACGGAAGTCGGGCGGCGGCTGATGGAGATTCCCGGCGTCGGCCCGCTGCTTGCGAGCGCCTTCGTCGCCAGCGTCGCTGATCCCCAGGTATTTAAGACAGGCCGTGACCTTGCTGCATGGATCGGCCTGGTCCCCCGACAGAACTCCAGCGGCGGGAAGGAGCGGCTCGGCGGCATATCGCGTGCGGGCAACCAATATCTGCGCCAGATGCTCGTTGTTGGGGCGATGGCGGTAATCCGTCACGCAGAACGACACGGGACCAAGCGGGTCTGGCTTATCGAGCTGATGAAGAGGCGCGCCACGAAGGTCGCGGCCGTCGCGCTCGCGAACAAGACCGCGCGCATGGTCTGGGCCCTGATGACGAGCGGCGAGCACTACCGCGAACCGCAGGTCGCGCACGCATAG
- a CDS encoding alpha/beta hydrolase — protein sequence MAAAVILFTNVTSAAWAAPQASSHSITTYHKVQIGGVGIFYREAGPKDAPTIVLLHGFPTSSRQYDALIPLLATRYHIIAPDYPGFGQSDAPDPSAFPYTFDHLAKVMDELLVRLKVERYSMYLHDYGAPVGFRMMLAHPERLETLITQNGNAYREGLGKKWPGIAEFWADPKGHPEVLETFLSFETTMQRHIAGTSHPERYNPESWLNEFAHLAKPGQREIQSALLYDYRTNVAAYPKWQAWLRERQPPTLVVWGANDPSFIAAGGAAFKKDVPDAEIHLLDAGHFALNEKNEEIARLILDFMGRHSE from the coding sequence GTGGCGGCAGCTGTTATCCTATTTACCAATGTCACATCGGCGGCATGGGCCGCTCCGCAGGCGTCTTCTCATTCGATTACGACCTATCACAAGGTGCAAATCGGCGGCGTCGGCATATTCTATCGCGAAGCCGGACCGAAAGATGCGCCGACAATCGTCTTGCTGCATGGTTTTCCGACGTCATCTCGCCAGTATGACGCGCTCATCCCGCTGCTGGCCACTCGATACCACATCATCGCGCCGGATTACCCGGGCTTCGGACAAAGCGACGCACCCGATCCATCCGCCTTCCCCTATACGTTCGATCATCTCGCGAAAGTGATGGATGAGCTGCTGGTACGCCTAAAGGTCGAGCGTTACAGCATGTACCTTCACGATTACGGCGCTCCGGTAGGTTTCCGGATGATGCTGGCGCATCCCGAGCGTCTGGAAACGCTCATAACGCAGAACGGCAATGCATATCGGGAAGGTCTGGGCAAGAAATGGCCCGGAATTGCCGAATTTTGGGCCGATCCGAAAGGCCATCCGGAAGTTCTTGAAACCTTCCTGTCTTTCGAAACCACGATGCAGCGCCACATAGCCGGCACATCGCATCCAGAGCGTTATAATCCCGAAAGTTGGCTTAACGAGTTTGCGCATCTCGCAAAGCCGGGCCAGCGCGAGATCCAGTCCGCCTTGCTCTACGATTATCGGACCAACGTGGCGGCCTATCCGAAGTGGCAGGCTTGGCTTCGCGAACGTCAGCCGCCAACCCTGGTTGTATGGGGAGCCAACGACCCATCCTTCATCGCCGCGGGGGGCGCCGCGTTCAAGAAGGACGTGCCTGATGCAGAAATTCACTTGCTCGACGCGGGCCACTTCGCTCTCAACGAGAAGAACGAAGAGATAGCGCGCCTGATCCTCGACTTTATGGGGAGACATTCGGAATGA
- a CDS encoding GNAT family N-acetyltransferase gives MTTEYELQEAHPADYPAAIEMTNRAYRDIAGQAEWKVETLIQGTRIDESLLRDDLAASGARLLIWRDTAGAHIGHVRLDDNGDGSWYLAMLTVKPEIQDGGLGTKLLAAAEDFAVTHGARRMRLSVVHQRAELIAWYERRGYARTGETEPFPYGDDRFGRPARNDLFFEILEKELLRGC, from the coding sequence ATGACCACCGAGTATGAATTGCAAGAAGCGCATCCCGCCGACTATCCCGCGGCCATCGAAATGACGAACCGGGCGTATCGCGACATCGCTGGGCAGGCCGAGTGGAAGGTTGAGACGCTGATCCAGGGCACGCGGATCGACGAGTCCCTTTTGCGCGACGATTTGGCCGCTTCGGGTGCACGATTGCTGATCTGGCGAGATACCGCGGGAGCGCATATCGGTCATGTGCGCCTCGACGACAATGGCGATGGATCCTGGTATCTCGCCATGCTCACGGTGAAGCCGGAGATCCAGGACGGCGGTCTCGGCACGAAGTTGCTCGCGGCAGCCGAAGATTTCGCGGTTACCCATGGTGCCCGGCGAATGCGCCTAAGCGTCGTCCACCAGCGCGCAGAGCTGATCGCCTGGTACGAACGGCGCGGGTATGCGCGGACCGGAGAGACCGAGCCGTTCCCCTACGGAGACGATCGGTTCGGCCGCCCGGCCCGGAATGACCTCTTTTTTGAAATACTCGAGAAGGAGCTTTTACGGGGGTGCTGA
- a CDS encoding methyltransferase domain-containing protein — MRILKPLLLPLMLAVPLPMATVQAAPAEVRAAVADPGRPVEAVALDESRKPVEVLKFLGLEQGDRALDLFTGTSVPFTHVGYYAEIMGRAVGPKGAVVAWEPANLLDDAGKKNFADLVARVPSVHLISSTAADLTLDPASFDFVLMHLVYHDTYWENEQFQFPRMDPHAFLARIFAATKPGGIVGVVDHVAAPGGDTRAVVRKLHRIEPAKLRADFERAGFKLEAESDLLRNPADDHSKLSLDPAVRGKTDRIIYRFRKPR; from the coding sequence ATGCGCATTCTGAAACCGCTCCTGCTCCCGCTTATGCTCGCGGTGCCATTGCCGATGGCGACAGTCCAGGCCGCTCCCGCCGAGGTGCGGGCGGCCGTCGCCGATCCCGGGAGGCCCGTCGAGGCGGTCGCGCTCGACGAAAGCCGCAAGCCCGTCGAGGTGCTGAAGTTTCTCGGGCTTGAGCAGGGCGACCGCGCGCTCGACCTGTTTACCGGGACCTCGGTCCCTTTCACGCACGTCGGCTATTATGCCGAGATCATGGGCCGCGCGGTCGGTCCCAAGGGTGCGGTGGTCGCGTGGGAGCCCGCCAATCTGCTCGACGATGCAGGCAAGAAGAATTTTGCCGACCTGGTCGCGCGCGTTCCCAGCGTCCACCTGATCTCGAGCACCGCCGCCGATCTGACGCTCGACCCTGCGAGCTTCGACTTTGTGCTAATGCACCTCGTCTATCACGACACCTATTGGGAGAACGAACAGTTCCAGTTTCCGCGGATGGACCCGCACGCGTTCCTCGCCAGAATCTTCGCGGCGACCAAGCCCGGCGGGATTGTCGGCGTCGTCGATCACGTCGCGGCGCCCGGCGGCGACACACGCGCGGTCGTCAGAAAGCTCCACCGCATCGAACCGGCGAAGCTCCGCGCGGATTTCGAGCGCGCGGGGTTTAAGCTCGAAGCCGAGTCCGATCTGCTGCGCAACCCCGCCGACGATCATTCGAAGCTGTCGCTCGATCCCGCGGTCCGCGGAAAGACTGACCGCATCATTTACCGCTTCCGCAAACCCCGGTGA
- a CDS encoding NAD(P)-binding domain-containing protein, with protein MDVAFVGLGQMGSGMAGNLLTAGHQVTVWNRDRNKAEPFAARGAKVAAGLAAAAQAGTVMTMLANDAAVEAVVFGNGGLLAAGPDLLHISCSTVSVDLTARLAAAHAEAGQRFVSAQVLGRPDVAAAGKLSVIAAGAADDLDAAQPLFDAIGAETQRVGDRPAMAAAAKIALNAGIPAIMQMLTEQFRIVAAHGIAANRMAALLLEVNYGNRLIGSYGPIIAQKRFEPAGFPMRLGRKDVGLALAAAGDAELPLTELIAGRMDAIIGAGGGERDWSAVGQTDGTSRNLT; from the coding sequence ATGGATGTAGCATTCGTCGGGCTCGGGCAAATGGGCTCGGGCATGGCCGGCAATCTCCTAACGGCCGGTCACCAGGTCACCGTCTGGAACCGGGACCGGAACAAAGCCGAGCCGTTCGCTGCTCGGGGTGCGAAGGTCGCCGCCGGCCTCGCCGCGGCCGCCCAGGCTGGCACCGTCATGACGATGCTGGCCAACGACGCGGCCGTCGAGGCGGTCGTGTTCGGGAACGGCGGACTGCTCGCGGCAGGTCCCGACCTGCTCCATATCTCGTGCAGCACGGTCAGCGTGGACCTCACCGCCAGACTGGCGGCGGCGCACGCCGAGGCGGGACAGCGTTTCGTGTCGGCGCAGGTGCTGGGCCGCCCGGACGTGGCGGCGGCCGGCAAGCTGTCGGTGATCGCAGCGGGCGCCGCGGACGATCTGGACGCAGCACAGCCCTTGTTCGACGCGATCGGGGCAGAGACGCAACGGGTCGGCGACCGCCCGGCGATGGCCGCGGCGGCAAAGATCGCGCTCAACGCCGGCATCCCGGCCATCATGCAGATGCTGACGGAACAGTTCCGCATCGTCGCCGCTCACGGGATCGCCGCGAATCGGATGGCGGCGCTGCTGCTCGAAGTGAACTACGGCAATCGCCTGATCGGCAGCTACGGGCCGATCATCGCGCAAAAGCGGTTCGAGCCGGCGGGATTCCCGATGCGGCTGGGGCGCAAGGATGTGGGCTTGGCGCTCGCGGCGGCAGGCGATGCGGAACTGCCACTGACGGAACTGATCGCCGGACGCATGGACGCGATCATTGGTGCTGGCGGTGGGGAGCGCGATTGGTCTGCGGTCGGCCAGACAGATGGAACGTCGAGGAACCTTACCTGA